One Nicotiana tomentosiformis chromosome 1, ASM39032v3, whole genome shotgun sequence genomic window, CGCTTCTGGCCCATTCTGCGACGATTCTGCGGTCAACGAAGTATTTGCATAATTGACCACAAAATCATCCTTTCAAGCCGATTCGCCTGCCCACTTGGTGATGCATTGTGCGATCCACAAATCAGTATGCGATGTGTTATCCTACAACCTTCCGAACATCTAAGTTTGTACTTGGCACTATAAACCCTTAGATCCCTAGCGATTTTTTTACGGGCCCTTActttctcccccgcttaggatcattcgtcctcgaatgaggttAGAGTCTGCCATAGATGATGAGCATGATTTAGATCCTCACTCAATCACCAATGTCTCGAATTTTGTTCTCGGATTTTGGCTAACTCCTTAGTTTTCTAGAAATTTTAACAGAATTCCCTTTGTATTCAGGCCTATCCACGCCACAGAAATCAATAGCACATCTCATAACCCAGTACGGTATTACAAACATGTGGCAACACCAACCATAGCATTATATTCATTAAGCTTCTCGTTGGCACTATAAAACCTTAGATCTCTAgcaaatttttacggggccttacagtagAGAACTTTTatattattactactactatcatttatatatatatatatatatatatatatatacttaaataattttattctgataatgatgatgatatgaGTTGAACTTAAAGAAAGGAACGAGGATTCATATCGTTGATTCCAACTTGTTTGAGACTTTTGGTTGTTTTTATTTGGTATTTTGTTATGCGGGCATTATGATTGTCAGATGGGTGTATTTGATTAAATTTTTAGTAGATTAATATGCATTTAATTTTTACTTGTGTCAAAATGACATGAGATAACACTGAATTGAAGAATAGGTCATAGCCCAATTTGCTAAAGTCAAAACCATACCTCCGTTTGTTTATTttcataaataataatgtaaCTATACTAcactttgtgtgtgtgtgtgtatgtggaAAAATCAGCTAAACTAGCCATCCTTCACTGCGACCGCGTTAGGCATGTATTTTCGGTAAATTGTAATCTCCTGACGGAGACAGCTGCAGCTAAAGATTAATAGTATTGCTAAATATATGGTCATATTGATCGGTGACACGGCAGAATAGGCAAGTCTTCACTCGTCTTTCTTACGTTAGCCATTTTGGTGGTATAAGCTCAATATTTTCTTATACTACTAAGTACTTTGTACGTAACCATTAGCTGGTTTACAAAAGTCATATAACATGATCACAGCTGCTTCATTGCAAGTTGCAACCAGTTTTCTTTCTTCATCTATTTTGTTTTTCTACATCACGTAGCTTTTGGACCCACTCGGCCGAATTTCCATGTCATCCTCCGACGATTCTACTACTTGACCAAACTTTTCTTTCATTCATGATATCACATTTTGAAAGTACAATCAAATACACATCAACTTTATGCACAAACATTGAAAAAAGATGTATGAGAATATATCTCAATCTTATGCactttttaaataaatactcaTCTCGATTACTCCACCAATACCTGCTAGCAAACAGTGGCGGAGCCACGTGCACCCAGGGGTTCGTCGGAAAATTACTCTGTTTAGATcagtaatatttaaaaaaaaaaaaaaaaatatatatatatatatatactatataatgacacccttgacttcttggtgagttagtttctttatattttgacttcACTTAATAAAAATTCAGCTAGGTACCAAGTAATTTCAATGTTATGCACTTCTGGCGTTGCTTCCAGAATAGTAATCACATATATTGCAGCAAAATATAATTCACTCCATAAGAGATTAACTATTACCAGGCAGGAAAGAAGTTGCCTTTTTATGCAGTTAAATAACAGAGTATGGCAGAAGAATAATTACTAGTTATTAGTATAAACAAACTTTTACATGGGGGGCATCATACCTACTGCTCCACAGCAGACTATTAAATATCCAGAACTTCAGCTGCAAGATAACCAACAAATCTGAGAACCAACTACACAAACTACAAAAATATACATCCTACGACAAAATGTTCAACCTGGTACTCTGTCCCAGCAATTAACTATAGAGGCATGACTgtaataataacacaatatcaAATGACAGAAGTTCCTAATTGAGTAGACATCATTTGCTGATCAAAAGTATTGACATGGATTTTATTGCTAATACTGTCTAACGAATAAcataaaattggaaaaaaaaaaaaacagcatTTAATATTAGAACCAGGATAATGTATTAGTATGTTTTTCCTTTGCACAAAGTTCTTATAATTTCATCAAAAGGTTGATTCTACTCTGATGCTAAACTTCACATATAGCCAGTTCTGTCATTCTAATCCATGACGATGAGTGGTAGACTGTCAAAGAAAAAAAACCACATCATGCATTTTGCCCCTGTTCGTTTTTCCAAGAGTTTTTAGCAGCTTCTGCTGATGAACTATCAGATTCTGCACTTCCATCTTTTGGTTTTTCGAAAAATGGATCCCATTCGTGAGGTCCAAGCTCACGTTGCCCTTCATCCAGCAATGCATATTTCCAACTGAGCTCCTCGATGAAGTTATCATCCTTACGACCTTCGATGATGTCTCTTCTTAGCTTTGTAACTCTACTAGTAACCGCCTCAACCGCTACATCAAAAGCATCTTTGAGAGTCTCCAATTTAGAGCGAGGATCGGCATAGATCAGCCTTGGAATCATACTTATAACCACCTCCcgcatttccttcaccttctcaGGAGAAATTTGATTTAACCTTTCCTCTATGCTTACATTCTTCTTACGAACATCATTCTCAGAAATCAAAACAGAGAAGGCTGAGTAGTTTTTCGGGAGATGCCACGTATACTGCGTGTAGGCAGAAGCCGGGTGGAAAAAGACAGGTATACAACCAGCCAACATAGCATCAAAAGCCGACCTCCTTGTATATGAATCGCCCTGAGGCTGCAGGCAGAAAAGGGAGCTCTGAAACATCTGCATTATACTGGCGGGAGAATGACATTTGCTCTCTGATGTTTGACCACACTCCAATAACTTGCAGACTTTAGACTCCTTGCATTGGTTAATGATCTGCCCCCTGATCGATTTAGAATTTCCGGGACGTGGTGCACCAGCAAAACAGAAAAGCCACTTCCTCTCCAGCTTCCTCATCCGGTCCTGCCAAATGAACACTTCCGCATCCTTTGCTGGATGGAAATATGTCGGATATGGGATACCAAAATCATTTGCGTTCCATGGGCTTGATTCAACAACGAGCATCGACATATTCTTTGCAGCGGGTAAGAAAAGAAGCTTGTTGCCCCAGTCCGAATTCGAATCGCTCAATCTTCTGAAATCCCATGTTATCCTACCAGCTACAAGAAAGTGATCTTTCCCCCCCATGATACTCCACTCTGGCCTCTTTTGTAGCCAATCAACCAAATCAAGAGAAGCAACATCCCTCATAGATATATTGTAACCCCAAAGATACCTAGCAATGTCAAAACCTGCGTAAAATGGCACAAAAATGGCAGCAGCGAGGGAGGAATCGTTTGTGAGGCACTCATACTGTTTCATCCGGTTGCCAAAAATAACATCCACCGCAAACTGATTGGTTGCATACCAACCAGTATTGGAGAACACACCTTCATCATTCTCCATTTGTGGGCCAAGCCCAGCATTAGTGGTAAACTTACACATATTGGTCCAAAGACTAAGACTTTTGCACTCCTTAAGCATATCTTCATTGAATCTTGGAGGAAGGTCATGCACATAAATGTACCTTCCACCACAGGGATCGCTTTTATTCTCTGCAGTTCTCAATGCTCTCATAAAAGGGTAACTCTCAACAGGATCACGACGAGAACTATTCGCGCTAACCACAGGCTTCACAACAGGTGGTTGTGCTAACTCACGATAAATTTCAATCTTAGCGCGACGAAGCTTGACAGGACGCTTAATGGGAACAGATGGAGGGGTACTGATTGATTGTAAATTGAGGGAAAGTGGATCCAAACTAGGTGAATTGTGTGCATGATTATCCCCAAGAACCACAAAATGAAAATACAACAATAGGAACCAAAACAAACCTGATAATGATGCTAATAAACAAACCCTAGGGTGATGATTTTTGCCCTGTCCCTTCTCCATTGAATCATCTGAAGATTGGGACGTGGGGGACCGGCGTCTCATCagattatattatattaaactcACATAAAACACCAAAATTCAACCTTTTATCTCATAAATGATAAAAAAGGCAGAATCTTTACTACAGCCCTAAAACCCCACTTCAGAAAAGACCAAGAAAATCTCAAGAATCAACTAAAATGGTGCTAAATCTCAAGCACAACAACCACCCTAAAACCCAAGTTCAAAAAACACCCAAAAACGCTCAAGAATAATAAACTAAAATAGTGCTATATTTcccaagaaaaagaagaagaagggaCTAGTCATAAACTAACATAGAGAGAAATCAGTGAATTGCGGGGGCTTTAGCACGTCAACAGATAGAGAAAATCAAGATGTAAGAGGGACTTAACGGAATAATGAAGCGAATCTTCAGGGGAAAAAACAAACATTTCTagagctttatatatattattccaACTTAGGAAAAAATTTACCTAAAGAAGCAGCAAATTTCAAAGGGAACAATGAAGCGAGAACTTAGAGGgtaaagaagaaaatgaaaataagggctagaaaaaataaaaacgCTTTTTGGGGGGCCATTAACTTTTATAGTATCGAGGAAAATGATGGAAGTACTAAGATGTTTCGTGTCTCATGTCTGTTTCCAAACAATATTTGCTGCGTCGGTGACCACTTTAACAAATTTAATAACAGGTGTCTTACAATGGACGAAAAAGAGCAGATATTTAACAATTTAATATCAATATTAAGCAAATGGAATATTGTGACACCATTTAGGTTGGtgatttaattagttttgttaggtgaaaaaaattataaattagtcTTTTTACACGTGTCTTCTGTGATTGGTGAAGGCTGCTTTCATGGGTCCTTAAGGTATGAAATCCGTCGTCGATTAATTAAAGCCGGCGCTAGTTGTAAATTTTTAGTATTTCTTAATGGGGATTAGGCCTGGACTGGATTAGTTTAATCAAATTTTGGAATATGTTTAACTATATTTAAATGCTCGGACATACGTCTCGGACAATGATTAGTATTCTTGTACTTAATTCCTAGTTTTTTTCCTTATCGGATGTCCCCAAGAGATTGCTTAATTAATTGATTGTTAGTGACATGATTATTAATTAATACTTGGTCAATGTCAACAGTTGATTGGTCTGAAAGAAATACTAAGTATAATAGCTTCTTTGACCAAAATATAAAAATCGGCTTATTTTGAGATCGgtgcttttttcaaaagtatttttgatgAGAATCAATTTATGTTTGACTAATTTACTTAAAAATTACTTCTGAGCAGGAATTAacatttggccaaacttttaaaaactgcttttaagtgtatttttttcaaaagtattttttttaaaagtatttttgaaaaaaagctattttttctgcttctactcaaaagcatATTTTTTTTCCTCTAAAAGTTTGGTCGAACACTTTAACTTTGgaaaacaaatatttttaataCTTTTGGTTTGGAGAAGCTTGACCAAACATACTATAAATATGTTGTTATTCATTATGGAATGGCCTATTGAGTAAGACTTTCATAAATCAGGTTGAAATGCCTTGTTTTGACTTCATAATTGAAAGCTCAAGTTCAAATTAGGAAAAACTTACATGTGCATGATACTTGCATTAAATCACATAAATTTACTATGACTGagtaacaaagaagagaagatTATATATATTACTTAACCATAGTTTAAGAATAATGTACTGAAGCCCTTGTTTGAAGGGGAAATTTTTTTATTAGTGCATTAAAAAGCAGGATAGTAGAGCAACTGGAGTTACTTGATCCTATACTAGTTTGTTTTGTTTTCTGATTTCTTTTCTTACGATAGTAGTAGTGAATTTGAAATTTAAACTTAATAGGTTCGATATTTAAAAAATTTAGCACTAAATTGGGTTATGGAGTAAGAAAGGAGGGAGTTGTGGACATTGAATTAGAGCTCAGATTTTAAGGAAAGCGGGCAGGAGAACTTTATACACATGGGTGTGTAGTTTATGGGCGGACCCACCTTAGGCAAAGGATGGTCTGACGCACAATTTTCGCCGGAAAATTATGTGGTATACAAAAATTAAATGTTAACTATTATGATTGTGTATTTAATTTTGCACACccttaaaaaagaaaatttacaccCTTTATCAAATTCCTGGTTTCGCCAAATGTAGTTATGTTGGGGAAGTATACCTTTGCCAAGGATATTCACACACCTTACTTGTGTCTGAGGTTATTGGGAAAGACTAGTGTAGCCATCGAGATATGTGAATATCCtatcaaagtttttttttttttttgacaataAAGTCACTCAAATTATTATCTTGtgacttaaaaaataaaaagcacATATTTGATATGTCATGTCATATTTGACTCATACTCATTTTCTTATTGGGTAGGTTAGATAGGTAAAAAGGCCATGAGTTAAATGAGAATTATTACAAAAAAATAAGGTTTTGATATGACATGGTATGAAAGTATGTGCTTTGTATTTTCTGAGTTAAAAAGTAATAATTGAATGACTTTTTTGTTCTAAAAAAACAAAAGTGATTTTAGTAGAATATTATTATAACTTGAGTGATCATCCAAGGAATTAAATCTTTAATGGCCATCCTTCTTCTCCTTTATTTTTTAATTGTCTTGTCTTTCTCTACCTCATATATCAAGTATTGGCGGAAGCATAATATTtagtaagaaaaattaaaatatgaaaaaataaatatataaaacatCCAAGAGGATTCAAGAGGAATAGTATATAtgctaaaaagaagaaaaaagcatAGGTACATAAAGTTTGTTCAAGAAATACgattaatttttgaaaaaagttggaaaaaaaaattcaaatttagAAAAATTGCgtacattttttttttcaatcaaaaaattttaattttttttttccatatTAACACTAACTCCAA contains:
- the LOC104109224 gene encoding xyloglucan galactosyltransferase MUR3 encodes the protein MRRRSPTSQSSDDSMEKGQGKNHHPRVCLLASLSGLFWFLLLYFHFVVLGDNHAHNSPSLDPLSLNLQSISTPPSVPIKRPVKLRRAKIEIYRELAQPPVVKPVVSANSSRRDPVESYPFMRALRTAENKSDPCGGRYIYVHDLPPRFNEDMLKECKSLSLWTNMCKFTTNAGLGPQMENDEGVFSNTGWYATNQFAVDVIFGNRMKQYECLTNDSSLAAAIFVPFYAGFDIARYLWGYNISMRDVASLDLVDWLQKRPEWSIMGGKDHFLVAGRITWDFRRLSDSNSDWGNKLLFLPAAKNMSMLVVESSPWNANDFGIPYPTYFHPAKDAEVFIWQDRMRKLERKWLFCFAGAPRPGNSKSIRGQIINQCKESKVCKLLECGQTSESKCHSPASIMQMFQSSLFCLQPQGDSYTRRSAFDAMLAGCIPVFFHPASAYTQYTWHLPKNYSAFSVLISENDVRKKNVSIEERLNQISPEKVKEMREVVISMIPRLIYADPRSKLETLKDAFDVAVEAVTSRVTKLRRDIIEGRKDDNFIEELSWKYALLDEGQRELGPHEWDPFFEKPKDGSAESDSSSAEAAKNSWKNEQGQNA